TTTTCATTTTTTCCCACTCATCCCGGCTTAAACTTCCGGGTTTCAGCAGTATGGCGTCTTCTATCGCCATCTTTCCGATATCGTGCATTGTCGCGGCTTTTTTGAGGATATCGCATTCCTTCTGCGAAAGTCCGAGGTCGCGCCCTATCAGGTAACATATCTCGCTGACTATGCTTATGTGCCGGCCGGTATAATTGTCTCTGTACTCAATGGCTTTGCCGAGGCGGTCTATCACCTCGCCCTGGGATTCATCCAGCTCTTTTGTTTTATCCCGTATCTGTTTTCGCGCGATTATCACAGCGCCGGAGAGTATCAGCATGAGAGGCAGTCCTGCGTAGAGTAAATAAGACAGCCATTTCGGCAATGGCACTTTTTCCACGCTGATGCCGAAATGTTTTTCGAGCGAAACATAGTAGGGCGAATCGGCTTCTGCTTTCAGCTGCCTCAGATGAAAATCAATCCGCTCGATCAGGCGAGGGGTCAGCGCGGCTTCCGGGGGAAAAGCGAATCGGATATCCGTGGGGTTGAATATTATCGGTGTGCGGCTGACTTTATATTTCTTTTCGTTCGCGTTCCCGAAAGTGCGGTTTACAATCCCGAAATCGGCCTGGCCACTGTCCACCAATTCAAAAACAGCGCGGTAATCGACCGCTTCTATGAATTCGCAGGAAATGTCGAACCCGCTTATCAGGTTTTTTATGCCGGTGATGCCGTCGGTGTGAATGCTTCCGGCCATGACGGCGATTTTTTTGTTTTTTAAGTCGAGGAAATTATCGGCTTCCTGCCCGCCTGCGGCATAAACCCTCGCCCAGTTGGTCAAAAAGCTTTCGCTGTTGAAAGCGTATTTTTTTTGCCGTTCGGCTGATATTGCCACATCCGGCAGTATATCCAGCTGATTTTTTTCCAGTTTATCCAAGCATTCTTTCCAGCTGGCCCACACATATTTGATTTCCCAGCCCTCTTTTTGAGCGATGTAATCGAGTATGTCTTTGTGAAAACCCGCGGCTTTGCCATCCGGGCCTTTGTAGATCTTGGGGCTGTTTTCGTAAGCCCCGGCCCACAATGTTATTTTTCCCGTCGCTTCTGCTTTAATGACAGGGGCAAAGAAACCGGATAATCCCAGCCCCAGCGCAACAAGCAGGATATCCTGTTTTACTCCGAGCATAGATCCTCCCCGCGCGAAACTAAAAAAGCTCCGCCGCCGGATATATCTTATGAACATGAAACGGAACTGTCAATTCGCAAAACACTTTGCCGTTATTCCACAACAACACTTTTGGCGAGGTTGCGCGGCTGGTCTATGTCACAGCCCCTGTATAAAGCGATATAGTAGGAAAGCAGCTGAAGAGGTATTACATTGAGCAGGGGGCTCAGTTCTTCCATGGTGGAAGGGACATATAAGGTTTCAGCGGCCGATTTTGATACATTTCTGTCTCCGGCGTTCGCG
This Candidatus Omnitrophota bacterium DNA region includes the following protein-coding sequences:
- a CDS encoding transporter substrate-binding domain-containing protein yields the protein MFIRYIRRRSFFSFARGGSMLGVKQDILLVALGLGLSGFFAPVIKAEATGKITLWAGAYENSPKIYKGPDGKAAGFHKDILDYIAQKEGWEIKYVWASWKECLDKLEKNQLDILPDVAISAERQKKYAFNSESFLTNWARVYAAGGQEADNFLDLKNKKIAVMAGSIHTDGITGIKNLISGFDISCEFIEAVDYRAVFELVDSGQADFGIVNRTFGNANEKKYKVSRTPIIFNPTDIRFAFPPEAALTPRLIERIDFHLRQLKAEADSPYYVSLEKHFGISVEKVPLPKWLSYLLYAGLPLMLILSGAVIIARKQIRDKTKELDESQGEVIDRLGKAIEYRDNYTGRHISIVSEICYLIGRDLGLSQKECDILKKAATMHDIGKMAIEDAILLKPGSLSRDEWEKMKKHSSLGADMLSQGNSQILKTAESIALYHHEKWDGSGYPRKINGKSIPLAARICTVADVFDALISKRPYKAAWPLQKSVDEILLRKGSHFDPKIVESFMKILPRITSQFSLDKSLQPA